The Mercurialis annua linkage group LG7, ddMerAnnu1.2, whole genome shotgun sequence genome includes the window CTAGGAAATGAAGACCCTGACCTGGATTGCCTTTTAAGTATCATAATACTCCGTGGACCGGAGATAGATGAACAGTTGTAGGGTAGTCCAAATACTGTGAGAGTTGCTGCACAGCAAAAGAGATGTCCGGTCTTGTGGTTGTCAAGTATAGAAGTTTGCCTACAAGTTTTCTGTAAACTTGTGTATCAGGTAAAGCTTCACAAGAAGACTTAGTCAGTTTTGTTAAAGGAACTATGGGTGTTTGAACAGGTTTGGACCCAATGAAGTCTGTTTCTGAGAGAAGGTCCAGAGTGTACTTGCGTTGACAAAGACTGATTCCTGATTTGGAACGTGCAATTTCCAATCCAAGAAAGAACTTGAGATGTCCTAGGTCCTTTATTCAAAATTTGTCATTTAGAAACTGTTTGATAGATGTAATCTGATGTAAACTGTTTCCAGTTAATATTACATCATCAACATAAACTAACAAAACTATGATTGTGTCATTTTGCTTCTTAATAAACATGTAAGAGTATGAGCTTGCATGTTTAAAACCTTGACCGAGTAGTGCTGATGTCAATTTGGCATGCCATTGACGGCTAGCTTGTTTTAAACCATACAAACTTTTGTTCAGTTTGCAGACTTGTTTTGAGTGGTGGTTGTCAAAGCCAGGAGGTAAGGTCATGTACACCTCTTCTGTTAAGTCCCCATGTAGAAACGCGCTGTTGATATCCGAGTGCTGTAAAAACCAATTGTGAGCTGCTGCAAGAGCTAAGATTGATCTTATTGTTGTCATTTTGACAACTGGGGAGAAAGTGTCCATGTAGTCAATGCCTGATTTTTGTGTATGGCCCTTAGTCACTAGGCGTGCCTTATGTCGTTCTATTGAACCATTTGAGTTTTGCTTGACCTTAAAAATCCACTTACAACCTATGGCTTTCTTTGAAGGAGGTAAAGTTGTTAAACTCCATGTGTTGTTGTTTTGTAGTGCTGTGATTTCTGCTTGCATAGCCTGTTGCCAACAGGGATGCTTGATTACCTCATGGTAACTTTTAGGTTCAGTAGTTTGAGAGATGGTGAAAGCATAATGTTTGTGGTTCTGGGAAATGTTTTTGTAGGTAAGGACTTGAGATTGTATGGGATGATGTGTTTTTGGATTTTGGTTTTATAAGAACATAGTCTATGAAATGTGCAGGCTGCTGTGTTGTTCTTTTTGAGTGTATGAGAGTAACTATTGAAGGTGGTGTATGGGAGGAATTTGGCAGGGGTGTATTTATAGTTGAGACTTCATCAGTTGAAGGAAGATGTGGCACAGTTGATAGAGAATGGTTTATATCAGTAGGGATACTTGCACAAAAGTCGGTTTCTAATAGGATGGAATATTGACATTAGGTAAAACAAAATTAGATTGAATATTTGTATTGGGATCTGCAAAAGGAAAAATAGATTCAGTAAAGACAACATTTCGAAATATTAAGATTAAATTACTGGAAATATCAAAGACTCTATAACCTTTGCCATTAGAAGGAAATCCTATGAAAACACATCTAATGAAATTTGATTCAAGTTTGTTTTTGTGAGGACCTACTTTAGAAACATAACATTAACAGCCTAAGATTCTAAGGTTATCAAATTTTGGTTGAAAGTTATAAAGCATATAGTGAGGACTGTGATTATCAAGAGTGGGTGGAATTCTATTTATCAGATAAGCTGCATGTAATATGCAATCTATCCAGAATTTTAACGGAAGAGAAGCTTGAATTCTTAATGAACGAGCCACATTTAAAATGTGTTGGTGTTTTTTTCTCAATAACACTGTTTTGTTGAGGTGTATACACATAAGAAGTTTGATGGATTATGCCTTCGGAAGCAAAGAACTCAGTCATGTCAAATTCTTTACCATTATCAGATCTTATGCATTTGATTTTCTTTGAAAATTGAGTTTCTGTAAGTGCTGTAAAACTTTTTATGATGTTTTTGACTTCTGATTTCTATTTCATTGGATAAATACATAAGTatctgcttttaaaatgaaaattcgtgtaaagatcgtgattttatgtaattaactctttttttttataatgtcaaaaaaaaccAACTGAATTTATCAACCTGTCTTAATTATTagatttagtttgattttgcacacccctaaccATAAGTACATTAGCTCTCCAGCGTGGCATATTTGACTAGAACAAATCAACCTCATTCAAAAATTGACATGAAGTTTGGTTAAATTTTACAAACTATATTTCTTCGGGGAACATTGCCTGGATTTCTTTAcaggaaaataaaaatgagatccAAGGCTAACTATTATCATCATCAGGCTAAATAAATCATCTTCTCCGCAAAAGAGCTGCTGAAGACAAGTTATGCATCTATATAACAATCAAGCACGACGCAAGAACACACCGATAACAGAAGACTAGCAGTTCTTACCGATAATCTCGCGCCATTTCCTCACTGCATTGGCATTATTCCGTTTTTCATCATTTGGAATGATGCCTTATTGCCTTCACTGTTTTATAACCTCCAGTGTCGGATTTGAATTTAACAAAGATCAACGGTAGTATGCCATATGTCTGGAAGACATAAAAGGAGAAGCACCAACGGATGATGTCTTTTGGTTCTGAGCAGAAGGCTTGGTTGGTATCTTCTTCTCGAGCTTGGTTTCTGCTCGAAGCCATGACTCTACAACAGAGAGCAGATTGGCAGAACTTTTCAACTCATCAACATCAGTAACTTTCTGAGCTTTCCTCAGTTCACCATCCTGGATGTAAGCTAGATGTGTCGCCCAAGTCTCCAACCCGTCAAATATATGAGTTGCATATACAATTGTGGCTCCTCTCTGCAATCGACAAAATGACATCAAGATATGTTTAGCTGCCATTTATTTTCATGTTCAAGAAGCAACTTAATAGAAATTTCAGGGGATTCCATTTCGGATTATTgagaaattaaagaaatttttgaaattttacaacTAGAAGTTCATAGGACAGTGATGCTTCCCCAATATGATAAAATACcgattgttatttaaaaatgtgTCTGCGATAGTTTAGCTAATCTAGCCATGTACCGTACAGTTGTCGATTGTTCATTCAGCTAAAATTAGCACGTACTCATGATAAAATCAGGAAGTCGTACCTGATCACATTCTTCCTTAAAGAATTCAAGTAAATCCATCCTGGCAACAACATCCAGGTCAACTGTGACCTCATCTAATAAAAGGACCTGCAACAGAAAATTTTGATTCCTAAATATGAGGAAAATGAAATACTAAAGTAGATTCGTAATATCTTCACCAAACGAGGTCCCAACATGAAAAATTCGTACTTAAAGCCAGGTCGTAATATCTTCATCCAGCTACTAATTACTTTTATGTGTTCATAGAAACAATGTGATCTTCAATCAGAAAGCTCATAGTATCATAAGTTACCTTAAATGGATCGAGAAGACCCATACAGATCTGAACTCTACGCCGCTGACCATCAGACACCTTGTGCATACGCCATTGGAGGTCAATTTCAAGCAAATCAATCAACTTTTCTCTCCTAGAAGGATCAACACCTTCAACTGCCAACAAAAAGATAAACTTCTTCAAAACAAAGGTATTAGGTATATAAAAATGGGACATATCATGAACtgaaagaaacaaaacaaaatgaaaaaacacGAACTTCATAAGCAACACATCGACATTTTAACTACATTACCTCCAAATATCATATGTTCTGCAGAGAAATCTCCCTGGAGAGGAATCTCCCCCTGAAAGTTCACAAGTCAGTAGCTAAATACAATGAGTTTAGCTAGCTAAAACAATTCAACACTAATTTCTATATAAACACACAGGGCGGATCTGGAAAGAGTTTACGGTAGGCAGTTGCTatgaaaatacaatttaatagtataatttttccGCCTAAAAATTTATAGCAATGtccatcttaaaatttatattttatcagtTTTACTCATTTTACGGACTTGTCCatcttataaaataatttgatccGCCACTTATGCACATATAAATAACTTACAGCAGAGCCGACGGTTTTACTCCAAGAACCACCTAAATAAGCCAATTCACCACCGCAAACAAGCTTAGTATCATGAAACGCCGATCGATTCAAGACTCTGACTACTTCTGTTCCTCCAACCATATGCTTTCCCGCCAAAATCTTCAACAGAGTAGTCTTCCCTGCATCGAGAACCACCATAACAAAACTCAATgacagtttaatttttttctttaccaaaaaataaaagcgaTTAAAGTAAATTCCGTATACCAGATCCGTTGGCGCCGACGAGAAGGCATCGAGATCCGGGaggtaaatttaaattaaaattgtagaATAGAGGAAGCTGTCCTTCGTATGAAAATTGCATTCCGCACACGCTAATGGCGTTGTCTTCTTCGTGTTCTTTTTTTTCCGCcatttttgatttcttcttcgAATTGTTTCTGCTCAGGTTTTTTTAACAGGAAATGAAAGGGAGGTTGTACGTAGATGATTGTGTTCCCGGCGGTGATTTTATCCACGTCTCTGGTTGTTTTCTATAGCCGGTATATTTTTGACACGTCAGTGGGTAGGTGGTAGTTAAGTTGGTCGCTTATTTTATAACACGTGGAGATGTAAGAAAATGCCACGTAGCTTCATAAAAAAGTCAAGGTCTAATTGCCAAATTAATCACCGACTTTTTTTAGTGTCTTTCTATTTTTATCATCAACTTTCacatttatcaaaaataacattaattttgattatatttcAATCGATTTTTGAGTGAAtagttaacttttttttataaaattaaattgatggcCAAATTGGTGTGATTTATTTTTGGTTCAATCGGTTTAATCACCAATTAGACTGCTTGAAtgcatataaaattattaataatttcatataataataatatacttatattatattttctaaatatcttaaaacaattaaaaatataattagatctATATATAGATTCtggtaatttaaaaaaattgttaattgtaatacaattataaaaattgtctgttttttatggttttgattttcaaagaaaccaaaccaaaaggtCACTCATTTTGTGGTTGAACAGATTGAACTAAccattttgaatatttgatctagtttttaaaataataattaacatttaaattgAGGGTTATTgttgttaaatttaaaaattggtgtGAAATTGAAAGACATGTAAAGGTTTAGCAtcatttttgacaattaagccaagaattaataataaattttccatattttttttatttcccttCAAACGGCGTCGCTTGTCAGTTTTGACACCGTCGTTTGTTCGTGCTGGAGAAGGAAGACGAAGAAGAAGATATTCAGATGAAAAGAGATGAAGAAAGAATAAAGAGAGAGCGCGAATCTAGCGATGGTTTGGATTGGAATGAATTGGATTAGATTGAAacttttgattaaattttagaGGTGAAAACCTAATAAGCAGAAATTTAAAGCTCGAATTTGCATCACCTAccgtttttttcttttgatgaatCACTAGTCACAGCATTTAAAAGGTATGTCAACAAAGTTGGTTATACTATTTGTATTGTAAGTAAATTATACTAATTTGTTTtagaattgttaaaaatgtttgGTAATTTTGTTAATGTGTAGCCTTTTATTGGAAGGGAATATATTGCTGTATGTTAGTGTAGTCTTTTCATTACGATTAGGGCACATTTATAAGCTTATGTTGGGTTTTGTTATAATGTTTCAGCAGTTGATTTCGTAAAACCATGGAAGAAGACGAGGACAAAGTTCTTCTTAGCGCGTTGGGTGTAACATCTGCGAATCCTGAAGACATCGAACGTGACATTTTATCGCAGGTATGGGTTCCGattctttaattttgtttttgtagtGGGATAGTGAGTATGTCAATCGAATAGTTATGTGGGAGTGTGCATTGAAGATGGGAATACTACAATCATTGTTGATGAATTTATAGAAAGCTAGTAGTTTGTATATGCTCTGGAAAATCTAAGTTCAAGTTTTGCTTACGCTCTTACTATTAACTTTCAAGTTTGGTTGGTTAAAATGGATTTAGTTATCCGTATTCTACTATGAGAGAGTTGTATGAACTGTTTAATGTGCATCTAAGTGTTGGCTTTGTTGTGATTTAACAAAAGTAATTGCTATTGTCAGGCGAGAAACAATTTAGTGAATAATGGTGAAGCTGGAGGGAGCACTGAGGAGGAACCTCTTGATAAGTCAAAAAGTATTGATCCATCATTAGCCAGTGAAGCAAAACTCTATAACAGATTGAGGGCTGTAAACTTTGAAATAGATGCAGTTGCATCCACTTTTGAGCAAGTGAAAAATGTTGCCAGTGGTGAAGACCATGCTAATGATGATGCTGTGAAAGCAGAGCCTGGCGATGGAGAAGATGACAAGAGCACTGATTTGACCCTTCAGGAAGCCTTAGCTGCAGACCGTTTAAGAAGTCTTAAGAGAACTAAGACTGAAATTGAAAACGAACTCTCAGCTTTTCACAAGGATGGCACTACCAGGGGTGTAGATCATGACAAATTGTTGGCAAACCTGGTAAAAGAAGAGCCTAGGCATAAGAGAAAGTCAAAGGAAGTTCAGAAGCCAGGCAAAAAGAAGGAAAAGAGTCATAGAAAGGTCTCATTTAATGATGATACTGATTTTGATGCAATGTTGGACGCAGCCTCTGCAGGATTTGTTGAAACAGTGAGTTAAAAAAATGGTTTACAGTGCTCTCCATAAATTTCATAAACTGATGAATAGTAGGGTACGAAGATAAGTTTTGGGAATGCTAATTTTGTGGTTTTTATGTTCTAGGAAAGGGATGAGCTAGTCAGAAAAGGAATTTTGACTCCTTTTCATAAGCTTAAGGGCTTTGAACGCCGTCTTCAGGAACCAGGGCCGTCAAGTGGGTTCAATGCGTCAGAGGAAGAGGACAAGGATCATAATTTCTCTTCTGATAGTATATCTAGGGCTGCACAGTCAATGTTGAATGCTGCTAAAGCTCGCCCAGTGACTAAATTGCTTGATTCGGATGATGTACCAAAGCTTGATACTCCTGCTCAACCTTTTCGGAGATTGAAAACACCGTTGCAAGTTCCTCGATCCCCAGAAAGTGATACCGATAAAACCAAGGGTttaaaaaagaagagaagaCGACCTTTGCCTGGTCGAAAATGGACAAAGCGCATTTCACATGAGGCTAACCACTTGGAAGAAAGTGGTATGTTCAATAATTTCCTCACTTAAGGTACTTGAGCATTCATGTATCTAGTATGTTTCCCAACCACGGGAAATGCTCGCTtactttcacattttttattttatgaaagcTAATCAAGTGATAAAAGCACCAAGCATGCCTGGCATATTACCTTaagtttttctgtttttttcttcttaagatgattctttatttaaaataattgtatgAAGTTAAACAAGAAGTGTGTGGATTGATCGTTGAGCTGTTTAAGGAAATATTTCATTTCATCTGTCTTAAACTAAGCATGCTGTCTATTAAGGCCTGCACtgtattttccaattttatgaCTTTGTTTTGTGGCTTCCAGCCAATTGCTTTCATTTTTCTGTGGTAAGTACCATGTTAACTGTTTGTATTTCATAGTGGAATCCTTATTGGTCTGCAGAAAATGCTAGAGACGATTCAGTTACATCCAGCTATGGAGAAGAAAACCTAGAGGACGATGAAGATGTCAATGGTGTTAATTCTTCTTTTGTAACACTTGAAGGTGGGTTAAAAATCCCAGAAACCATTTTTCACAAACTTTTTGAATACCAGAAAGTGGGAGTGCAGTGGCTATGGGAACTGCATTGCCAAAGAGCTGGTGGTATAATCGGGGATGAGATGGGTCTTGGCAAGACTGTTCAAGTGCTATCTTTTCTGGGAGCACTGCGTTCTAGTAATATGTATAAACCAAGCATTATTGTGTGCCCTGTCACACTATTGCAGCAATGGAAAAGGGAGGCACATAAGTGGTTCCCATGCTGTCATGTGGAATTGCTGCATGATTCGGCTCAGGATCTGCCTCAAAGGAAAAAGCGAGCCAAATCTTCTGACAGTGAGTCTGAAACTGAAGGTTCACTTGACAGTGATTATGAGGGAAGTATAACATCTAAAAGCTCCAAGAAATGGGATTCCTTGATAAATCGAGTTTTGAAATCAGAAGCTGGGTTGCTTATTACCACTTATGAGCAACTCAGATTGCTAGGGGAAAAGTTGCTCGACATTGAGTGGGGGTATGCAGTTCTGGATGAAGGGCATCGAATTCGCAATCCAAATGCTGAAGTTACTTTGGTTTGCAAACAGCTTCAGACAGTTCATCGTATCATTATGACTGGAGCGCCAATTCAGAATAAGTTGAGCGAATTGTGGtctttgtttgattttgttttcccTGGAAAGTTGGGGGTACTGCCAGTTTTTGAGGCAGAATTTGCTGTCCCTATATCTGTTGGTGGCTATGCCAATGCCTCACCATTGCAAGTATCTACAGCATACAGGTAAATCGTTTTATGTCTAATATGTTTGGGGAGATGCGGAGTTAGcttttataaacaaatttacTATTTGGTTTCCTAATATCATTTTCCTATGCTGCAGGTGTGCTGTGGTCTTGCGTGACTTAATTATGCCTTATCTTCTTCGCCGTATGAAGGTGGATGTGAATGCACAGCTTCCCAAGAAAACTGAACATGTCCTATTTTGTAGCCTTACTACAGAGCAACGTTCAGTGTATAGAGCATTTCTTGCAAGCACTGAAGTAGAAGCAATCCTTGATGGAAGTAGGAATTCCCTATATGGAATAGATGTGATGCGAAAGATATGTAACCACCCGGATCTGCTTGAGAGAGAACATTCCTATCAGAATCCTGACTATGGAAATCCTGAACGCAGTGGGAAAATGAAAGTTGTTGCCCAAGTGCTAAAAGTTTGGCAGGAGCAAGGGCATCGTGTCCTTCTTTTTGCTCAAACTCAACAGATGCTCGACATTCTTGAAAATTTCTTGAACTCTGGTGGTTATACTTACCGGAGAATGGATGGTCTGACTCCCATAAAGCAGAGAATGGCCTTAATTGACGAATTTAACAATTCAATTGATgtgtatatttttatcttaactACAAAGGTCGGCGGGTTAGGGACTAATCTAACAGGGGCCAACAGAGTGATTATCTTTGACCCTGATTGGAACCCATCTACTGATATGCAGGTATTTTGCTTCTACTGCATCTGTATGGTTTAGATGACTTTATTTATATGCAATTACGAAGAAGCATGGGATTTGACACTAAGCTGAAGTGGTACGCCTATAGAATATCTTTTAGCATATGCTTTGATTTCTGAAATTATGCGCAATGTTGATTCTAATTGGCCATGTAGATAGAATCTGAATTTAACTTCATTGCAATCCATATATCTAGATATTAAGAAAAATTCACTTATAACAGGccagggaacgggcttggcgaaTTGGTCAGAAAAGGGATGTTACTGTGTACAGATTGATTACACGTGGGACTATTGAGGAGAAAGTGTACCACCGGcagatttacaaacattttctTACTAATAAGATATTGCAAAACCCACAGCAGAAAAGGTTCTTTAAAGCTCGAGATATGAAGGATCTTTTCATTTTGAAAGATGATGGAGAGAGTGGGTCAACCGAAACATCTAATATTTTCAGCCAATTATCTGAAGATATAAATGTTGTTGCTGCAAAGAAAGAAGAGAATAACCGAAAGATTGATCATAAAGGTGCATCACATGCTGATGATGCTGTAGTTGACAAAGGAAACAGCTCTGAGATTGGACATTTCaagaagaaaagtaaagaaaaagccAACCTTAGTGATGGAGAAGTAGACGAAGAAACAAATATTTTGAGAGGTCTGTTTGATGCTCAAGGGATACATGTAAGTTTCcgttattttgtttatatagtGAGGTTGTTGCTATTGTGTTTGAAAGTATTTTCTATTTTCCCTTTTCATAACTCTATTGCATCATTAAAGTCTCTATATCATATTAGTTTCCTAGTGGAGActgaatttaaatattataattaatttatttcaatgtGTTTACCGGTTTCACTATTCTAGCTTTTATGATTAAATACATCATGTGCTTACTATTGTTTCATATAACTTGTCTAGAAAGCTAGGCTTCTTTAAGAGCTGCACTTTTTTTAATTGGTAATTACATATTGGAGTATTTgttgattataatttataactctACAGTTTCCTCTCTGAATTGCTTCCTTGTTGCTTATTTTTCCGCCTTCTTCTACAGAGTGCTGTGAACCATGACTTAATTATGAATGCACATGATGAGGAGAAGATGAGACTTGAGGAGCAAGCTTCTCAAGTTGCGCAAAGGGCAGCAGAAGCATTAAGGCAATCACGAATGCTCCGAAATCGTGATAGTGTATCTATCCCAACATGGACAGGGAAATCAGGGACCGCTGGCGCACCATCGTCCGTTCGCCGTAAATTTGGATCTACTCTGAACTCTCATCTGACAAGATTATCTGATGAATCATCCAGAAATAAAACAAGCAGCATGAATGGAATAGGAGCCGGAGCTTCTTCCGGGAAGGCATTATCGTCAGCTGAACTATTGGGTAGAATTCGAGGAAATCAAGAGAGAGCTGTCGGTGCGGGACTTGAACAGCAACTTGGATTGGCTTCAAGTTCTGGTAACAGAGCAAGGTTTCCAGACAACGAAGCATCTAAACCATCTAAAAGTTTGTCCGGCGCTCAGCCTGAAATACTGGTTCGTAAAATGTGTACGTTTGTACAGCAGAACGGTGGAGTCACTAATTCTGCAAGCATAGTGAATCATTTTAAGGACAGGATCCTTGAGAAGGACATGCCCTTATTTAAGAATCTTCTGAAGGAAATAGCAACACTGGAGAAGAATGCAAATGGAAAGGTATGGGTTCTGAAACCCGAGTATCGATAGCGGTAATGTCATAACGTTGGAAGTCCGAGGTCACGCAAGTAGGTTACATTTTCCACATTGACCCTTCTATATTCATTCTTTTGCTGAGAAACTAATCTGGAACTTCCATAGAATGTTGTTTGGGCACTGTAGTTTAGCAGTAGAgttcagttgttttttttttatcacaacCACAGAGAAAggactattttatttttgttgtagGATGCAGttgtaattgttattttttttagtccCATCACAATTGTAAATATGGAAGGGTGTTTTGATCATCAGTCATAACTGTCAACCGGCtgaaatttcaacttttttacgGTTAGAACTGGCGGAAATTTCAACTGTAACTGTTAGAACTGGCTAATCAGCTCTACCAATTTAAATGTTAATTGTTACTGTGAGGTTAATATTTTGCATCATATTCAGTTTGTAAATCTATGGAATACCAACGGTGTTTAGTTTATCTACAAATTTACTTGCAGTGCTATTTTTGAAGATTTATAGAACTAGTCACGCTATGCTATAACCGAATTGAAACAATACTATGGAAGAAGGAGAATCCTGAATTATTTATAGGAAAAATTTTTGAATTCTAAATCTGTCATATGAATAATAATTCttgatttcttttaaatttatattttaattttaaaaaaattgtcaaacaagtactttaaattgtttttcaatcactaatttgctaaaaaatataaataaacttcATATCTTTTGAAGTTTCATTATCATATATGTAAAAACAAATAATGATGTGCAAATGTACCAAAATCTAGGACTTCTAGGGCTCTTTCAATTGGCCTTGTCTCGCTTAATTCATGTGAAGATCACGAAAGTCTCACGAAAGATCGTATAATGTTAAGATTGGTGTTAGTTGCTAGTCGTAATTTCAGTCCTGGGATTAGATCAGTCCCCACTACTCCATGTGAAATTAAAGTAgtaatttgacaattttaatcGAACTTTCAATTTcgatgtatattttaaaatgattaattgcttaaaaaatttacaaattttagcgtgttttacaattttaatacgAACTTCCAATTTTGGCAATGCAAGACACCAATCTttgaatttttgcaattttaaatatcaaacagATTGTTTTCCGAAAAATGCTAATGTGGATGCTAGAATATTCAATGTCTACATCGGTATTTTTTAACGAAAAGTTGCTCATTGTTTGAGattgcaaaaaaaataagagcaaagggtcaacgcgccccctaaacttgtgacacggtgtcatctagcccaatttatacttttttgaacaactaaccccaaaactcttcatttttgggtcaaataaccccataatttatatttttattttaaaaaacagatttagaataattatatagCAACAATTAGGGacgtatctaattacttttttgcatccctcacctcctatttatattttacgcgttttgaaaatacaattatggggttacttgacacaaaaatgaagagttttggggttagttgctcaaaaaagtatatattgggttagatgaccccgtgacacaaatttagggggcgcgttgaccctttgttcaaaaaaataatgttcatgtattaaattactaaattgaaaagtttgcgttaaaattgcaaaacacgctaaaattcatgatttttaaagcaattaagcctattttatataaaacattttttagatatatttttaaaatttaaatattaatttatatcaaataaaagtttaagaacTAAAATATCTTCAGAAAAATTTAGGCAACGCTACTATATTTTTTCCTTATTTGTAAGGCATACAGTGAAGATACCCAAACTTCCATTTCAGCTAAAAACTAAGAATGATTGCTAAAAACAGAGACACCAAACTATCAAGAATTAACAACAGTCTCCTTACAGTTGCACCCTTGAAATATAGAGCAAAATAATTCTGGAAAATAGCAGATTCGGACATCAATGTTacaattttttcttatttctatGACATACAAGGGAAATGGAAGATATCATTTCCGCCACAATCTATGCACGAATGCTAAAAACACAGACCGCAGCACATAAAGAATTGACATCATCAATGCCTTCAACTATAGAGCAAAAAACATTCTGAAATTATAGGTTAAAAgttaaagaagaaaataagGAGTTCCCAGGATGAAAAAGAAATTGACACAGCTCAAATCGCCTGGGACAATGATGAAAAGATTGCCTTTGTATTATATATAACAAACCATCAAGTTCATGTAGGAGAAATGAAGAACTCAATGCAAATCATCGAACATAATTATCCAAACATGAACTTATTTGGTTGTATTCTCTTACTTTTCTCAATTATATAGTTCGTTTTCGCTTTTTAGGAATACATCAAACATGGGCTT containing:
- the LOC126657552 gene encoding ABC transporter I family member 21, which encodes MAEKKEHEEDNAISVCGMQFSYEGQLPLFYNFNLNLPPGSRCLLVGANGSGKTTLLKILAGKHMVGGTEVVRVLNRSAFHDTKLVCGGELAYLGGSWSKTVGSAGEIPLQGDFSAEHMIFGVEGVDPSRREKLIDLLEIDLQWRMHKVSDGQRRRVQICMGLLDPFKVLLLDEVTVDLDVVARMDLLEFFKEECDQRGATIVYATHIFDGLETWATHLAYIQDGELRKAQKVTDVDELKSSANLLSVVESWLRAETKLEKKIPTKPSAQNQKTSSVGASPFMSSRHMAYYR
- the LOC126655630 gene encoding protein CHROMATIN REMODELING 8, with product MEEDEDKVLLSALGVTSANPEDIERDILSQARNNLVNNGEAGGSTEEEPLDKSKSIDPSLASEAKLYNRLRAVNFEIDAVASTFEQVKNVASGEDHANDDAVKAEPGDGEDDKSTDLTLQEALAADRLRSLKRTKTEIENELSAFHKDGTTRGVDHDKLLANLVKEEPRHKRKSKEVQKPGKKKEKSHRKVSFNDDTDFDAMLDAASAGFVETERDELVRKGILTPFHKLKGFERRLQEPGPSSGFNASEEEDKDHNFSSDSISRAAQSMLNAAKARPVTKLLDSDDVPKLDTPAQPFRRLKTPLQVPRSPESDTDKTKGLKKKRRRPLPGRKWTKRISHEANHLEESENARDDSVTSSYGEENLEDDEDVNGVNSSFVTLEGGLKIPETIFHKLFEYQKVGVQWLWELHCQRAGGIIGDEMGLGKTVQVLSFLGALRSSNMYKPSIIVCPVTLLQQWKREAHKWFPCCHVELLHDSAQDLPQRKKRAKSSDSESETEGSLDSDYEGSITSKSSKKWDSLINRVLKSEAGLLITTYEQLRLLGEKLLDIEWGYAVLDEGHRIRNPNAEVTLVCKQLQTVHRIIMTGAPIQNKLSELWSLFDFVFPGKLGVLPVFEAEFAVPISVGGYANASPLQVSTAYRCAVVLRDLIMPYLLRRMKVDVNAQLPKKTEHVLFCSLTTEQRSVYRAFLASTEVEAILDGSRNSLYGIDVMRKICNHPDLLEREHSYQNPDYGNPERSGKMKVVAQVLKVWQEQGHRVLLFAQTQQMLDILENFLNSGGYTYRRMDGLTPIKQRMALIDEFNNSIDVYIFILTTKVGGLGTNLTGANRVIIFDPDWNPSTDMQARERAWRIGQKRDVTVYRLITRGTIEEKVYHRQIYKHFLTNKILQNPQQKRFFKARDMKDLFILKDDGESGSTETSNIFSQLSEDINVVAAKKEENNRKIDHKGASHADDAVVDKGNSSEIGHFKKKSKEKANLSDGEVDEETNILRGLFDAQGIHSAVNHDLIMNAHDEEKMRLEEQASQVAQRAAEALRQSRMLRNRDSVSIPTWTGKSGTAGAPSSVRRKFGSTLNSHLTRLSDESSRNKTSSMNGIGAGASSGKALSSAELLGRIRGNQERAVGAGLEQQLGLASSSGNRARFPDNEASKPSKSLSGAQPEILVRKMCTFVQQNGGVTNSASIVNHFKDRILEKDMPLFKNLLKEIATLEKNANGKVWVLKPEYR